Proteins from a genomic interval of Cyclopterus lumpus isolate fCycLum1 chromosome 18, fCycLum1.pri, whole genome shotgun sequence:
- the zgc:153012 gene encoding TSC22 domain family protein 4 has protein sequence MMSGGKKRSGFQITSVTSDFNQTPAGQSAPSAVLTVLQSAVASCRPQGSSSQPTTPSLKRKYVSHDAFGQGVGSSSRFRVVRLAVGGVGSSGGRGQPYSRGRWICTDIMAQQEGAGFRRVMDTMRHAHSLESLEIIGWDIDRGGVHSHDTAHLLARPIGGKEGAGLMQCSGPLSPTHQELMNIRLLDWKKPMGAQGSDSAPPPLLTPPPNVPPPLRLDVDSAGRSVFRLSYSQPSSPPAGSYHPTLTPVRTPAAFSLDQTIFKLPGDTSNSSSSPIAIDNKIEAAMDLVKSHLMLAVREEVELLREQIRELHGKNQQLEQENHILRTLTHSTHNTHSTHSTHNTHSTYNP, from the exons atgatgagTGGTGGTAAAAAGAGGAGTGGCTTCCAAATCACCAGCGTGACCTCAGACTTTAACCAAACTCCAGCTGGCCAATCAGCTCCTAGCGCGGTCCTGACTGTCCTCCAATCAGCAGTCGCCTCCTGCAGACCTCAAGGAAGCTCTTCCCAGCCAACCACGCCCTCTCTGAAGAGGAAATACGTCTCCCATGATGCCTTTGGGCAGGGGGTGGGGTCTTCCTCCAGGTTCAGAGTGGTGAGGCTGGCGGTGGGCGGGGTTGGCAGCagcggggggcggggccagCCATACAGCCGTGGGCGATGGATTTGTACGGACATAATGGCGCAACAGGAAGGGGCGGGGTTCAGGCGGGTGATGGACACCATGAGACATGCCCACTCTCTGGAGTCCCTGGAGATTATTGGCTGGGACATAGACAGAGGCGGAGTCCACTCCCATGACACCGCCCACCTTTTGGCTCGGCCAAtcggaggaaaggagggagcaGGTCTTATGCAGTGCAGCGGGCCACTTTCGCCAACACACCAAGAGCTAATGAACATCCGGCTCCTGGACTGGAAAAAGCCAATGGGAGCTCAGGGTTCCGACTCGGCCCCTCCACCTCTTTTGACCCCCCCACCAAACGTTCCTCCTCCGCTCCGGTTGGACGTGGACTCTGCAGGACGG TCTGTCTTCAGGCTGTCTTACTCTCAGCCGAGCTCCCCCCCCGCTGGATCGTACCATCCCACTCTGACACCTGTTCGGACTCCAGCAGccttcagtctggaccaaaccATCTTCAAACTGCCGGGGGACACCAG CAACTCCAGTAGCAGTCCGATCGCCATTGACAACAAAATTGAGGCAGCCATG gacctggTTAAGAGTCACCTGATGCTTGCGgtcagagaggaggtggagcttCTGCGGGAACAAATCAGAGAGCTGCATGGAAAGAACCAACAGCTGGAGCAAGAGAACCACATCCTGAGAACCctcacacacagtacacacaatacacacagtacacacagtacgcacaatacacacagtacatataacccctaa